The following are encoded together in the Pleurocapsa sp. FMAR1 genome:
- a CDS encoding 4'-phosphopantetheinyl transferase family protein: MSQNNNSVWKNPPYHPPLNCDRVHLWRANLDLSSTVVEQLASFLSKDEVARANKFRFPRHKRRFTVARGILRHLLGNYLQISPVAVNFNYGDRGKPSLAIPFSNSSLQFNISHSHEYALYGFTYDYPLGVDLEYLRSMEDVAKIAQRFFSAQESQSIASLNGTEQHKAFFQLWTAKEAYLKATGIGLTGSLADVNICLDQNGSCLQAIHGNKQATANWSMYSYLPVANYVAAIAIKTKINQQQVDCWNWHHSLCPTIV; encoded by the coding sequence ATGAGCCAGAACAACAATTCAGTCTGGAAAAATCCACCGTATCATCCTCCATTAAACTGCGATCGCGTTCATTTATGGCGTGCCAATTTGGATTTATCATCAACAGTAGTTGAACAATTAGCCAGTTTTTTATCTAAAGATGAAGTAGCAAGAGCAAACAAATTTCGATTCCCTCGACACAAAAGACGCTTTACTGTAGCCAGAGGCATATTAAGACATTTATTAGGAAATTATCTGCAAATAAGCCCTGTTGCTGTAAATTTTAACTATGGCGATCGCGGTAAACCAAGCTTGGCAATACCATTTTCCAATAGTTCACTACAGTTCAATATCTCCCATTCTCACGAATATGCTCTGTATGGCTTTACTTACGATTATCCTCTTGGAGTAGATCTAGAATATCTGCGGTCAATGGAAGATGTAGCCAAAATTGCCCAGCGTTTTTTTTCTGCTCAAGAATCTCAATCGATCGCCAGTTTAAATGGTACAGAACAACATAAAGCATTTTTTCAGTTGTGGACTGCTAAAGAGGCTTATTTAAAAGCGACTGGTATCGGTTTAACAGGCTCATTGGCTGATGTAAATATATGTCTTGACCAGAATGGTTCCTGCTTACAAGCCATTCATGGAAACAAACAAGCAACGGCAAATTGGTCAATGTATTCTTATCTCCCTGTAGCTAATTATGTTGCAGCCATAGCGATAAAAACCAAAATTAATCAGCAACAAGTTGATTGCTGGAATTGGCATCATAGTCTGTGTCCGACTATTGTTTAA
- the holA gene encoding DNA polymerase III subunit delta — protein MPVYLYWGEDDFAIANSVKKLQAQVLDPAWLQFNYHKIAADSPQAIIEGLNQAMTPVFGMGERLVWLADTNLCHQKPTEEILSELKRTLEVIPDTAHLLLTTDKKLDKRLGSTKLIQKVAQVKDFSLIPPWKSDLIAAQVKQVAQSKKLKLTPKAIATLAESVGNDTRQLWNELEKLKIYQGDSDRVLDENTVSALVLCNTQNSLKLAAAIKDGDIDRSLGLVTDLINRNEPALKIVATLVGQFRIWTIVKLMQSTGEKDNKVIATAAGINNPNRLYFINQEISSVSTQQLLAVSPLLLELEYSLKQGAEALAILQTKIIELCLVFTSQTQV, from the coding sequence ATGCCTGTATATTTATATTGGGGCGAAGATGATTTTGCGATCGCCAATTCAGTCAAGAAACTACAGGCTCAAGTCCTCGACCCTGCTTGGCTTCAGTTTAACTACCATAAAATTGCAGCAGACAGTCCCCAAGCAATTATCGAAGGTTTAAATCAAGCGATGACCCCAGTATTTGGTATGGGAGAACGTTTGGTTTGGCTAGCAGATACCAATCTTTGTCATCAAAAACCGACTGAAGAGATTTTATCAGAATTAAAACGTACTTTAGAAGTAATTCCCGACACCGCTCATTTACTGTTAACTACTGATAAAAAACTGGATAAAAGATTAGGCTCAACTAAGCTAATTCAAAAAGTTGCTCAAGTAAAAGACTTTAGTTTAATTCCCCCTTGGAAAAGCGATCTTATTGCTGCTCAAGTTAAGCAAGTAGCTCAATCAAAAAAGCTTAAATTAACCCCAAAAGCGATCGCAACCTTAGCAGAATCCGTCGGCAATGACACCAGACAACTATGGAATGAATTAGAAAAATTAAAAATCTATCAAGGGGATAGCGATCGAGTTTTAGATGAAAACACCGTATCGGCTTTAGTTCTCTGCAATACTCAAAACAGTCTCAAGTTAGCAGCAGCCATTAAAGACGGGGATATCGATCGCTCTTTAGGACTGGTTACAGATTTAATCAACCGCAATGAACCAGCCTTAAAGATAGTTGCTACTTTAGTTGGGCAGTTTCGCATCTGGACAATAGTTAAGCTGATGCAGTCAACGGGGGAAAAAGATAATAAAGTAATTGCAACTGCTGCGGGTATTAATAATCCTAACCGTCTTTATTTTATCAATCAAGAAATTAGCAGTGTAAGTACCCAGCAACTTTTAGCAGTATCCCCCTTACTGCTAGAGCTTGAATATAGCCTTAAACAAGGTGCCGAAGCACTGGCAATACTGCAAACGAAGATAATTGAACTCTGTCTTGTGTTCACTTCGCAAACGCAGGTGTAA
- the secA gene encoding preprotein translocase subunit SecA produces MFKKLLGDPNARKLKKFQPLVAEVNLIEEDIKDLSDEELRAKTAEFRQQINKATNDEEIKDILDDILPEAFAVVREAAIRVLGMRHYDVQILGGIVLHKGQIAEMKTGEGKTLVCTLPAYLNGLTGKGVHVVTVNDYLARRDAEWMGQVHRFLGLSVGLIQAGMSPAERRKNYACDLTYTTNSELGFDYLRDNMAVSMEEVVQRPFNYCVIDEVDSVLVDEARTPLIISGQVERPTEKYLQASQVAAQLVKQVENYDEEVNGDEGIGDYEVDEKARNILMTDEGFAHAEEIIGVTDLYDPDNPWAHYVSNAVKAKELFTKDVHYLVRNDEIVIVDEFTGRVLAGRRWSDGLHQAIEAKEGVQIQKETQTLASITYQNFFLLYPTLAGMTGTAKTEETEFEKVYNLQVTIIPTNLSSRRADLSDVVFKKELGKWQAVAEDCANMHSLGRPVLVGTTSVEKSETISQLLQQKGIEHNLLNAKPENVERESEIVAQAGRKTAVTIATNMAGRGTDIILGGNADYMARLKVREYLMPKIVAPEDDDFMASVPGINMSKNGAKGFGANANGKKAKTWKASPQIFPTELSIEAEKMLKETVKFAVQQYGEQSLPELEVEEKIAVAAENAPVDDPVLQKLRSAYQVIRKEYDKFTDAEHKEVIANGGLHVVGTERHDSRRVDNQLRGRAGRQGDPGSTRFFLSLDDNLLRIFGGDRVEKLMNMMRVEDDMPIESKMLTNSLEGAQKKVETFYYDTRKQVFEYDEVMNNQRRAIYAERRRVLEGFDLKEQVIQYAEKTMGEIVDAYVNPELPPEEWKLDKMVDKAKEFIYLLEDVEPAHIEDMTVNEMKNFLCEEVRKAYDIKEHQIDSMQPGLMRQAERFFILQQIDTLWREHLQAMDALRESIGLRGYGQKDPLIEYKQEGYEMFLEMMIDIRRNVVYSLFQFQPQTQPPQQAEVQAV; encoded by the coding sequence ATGTTCAAGAAACTGCTAGGCGATCCCAACGCACGTAAACTAAAGAAATTTCAACCGTTGGTGGCAGAAGTCAACCTCATTGAAGAGGATATTAAGGATTTATCTGACGAAGAGTTGAGAGCTAAAACAGCAGAATTTCGCCAGCAAATCAACAAAGCTACTAACGACGAAGAAATTAAAGATATTCTTGATGATATTTTGCCCGAAGCTTTCGCTGTAGTTAGGGAAGCAGCAATTCGCGTTTTGGGAATGCGCCATTATGATGTGCAGATACTTGGAGGCATAGTATTACATAAAGGGCAAATTGCCGAAATGAAAACTGGGGAAGGTAAAACCCTAGTGTGTACTTTGCCTGCATATCTTAATGGTTTGACAGGCAAAGGAGTTCACGTTGTTACGGTCAACGATTACCTAGCCCGCAGAGACGCGGAATGGATGGGGCAGGTTCACCGTTTTCTTGGCTTAAGCGTAGGCTTAATTCAGGCAGGAATGAGTCCAGCAGAAAGAAGAAAAAACTATGCCTGCGATCTTACCTATACCACTAACAGTGAGTTGGGCTTTGATTATCTACGGGATAATATGGCTGTGTCTATGGAAGAAGTTGTCCAGCGTCCTTTCAACTACTGTGTAATTGACGAGGTAGATTCTGTGCTGGTTGATGAAGCCAGAACACCTTTGATCATCTCAGGACAGGTAGAACGCCCAACAGAAAAGTATCTTCAGGCTTCCCAGGTAGCAGCGCAACTAGTCAAGCAAGTAGAAAATTATGACGAAGAGGTCAATGGTGACGAAGGCATTGGTGATTACGAGGTAGACGAAAAAGCCCGTAATATTCTCATGACCGACGAAGGTTTTGCTCATGCAGAAGAAATTATCGGCGTAACGGATTTATACGACCCTGATAACCCTTGGGCGCACTATGTCTCCAATGCTGTTAAAGCTAAAGAACTCTTTACTAAAGACGTTCACTATTTGGTACGCAATGACGAGATTGTAATCGTCGATGAGTTTACTGGACGTGTACTAGCAGGAAGACGCTGGAGTGACGGCCTGCACCAAGCAATTGAAGCCAAAGAAGGTGTACAAATCCAAAAAGAAACACAAACCTTAGCCAGTATTACTTATCAAAACTTTTTCTTGCTTTATCCGACCCTAGCAGGGATGACGGGGACAGCGAAAACCGAGGAAACTGAGTTTGAAAAGGTTTACAATCTTCAGGTAACAATCATTCCTACTAACTTATCTTCAAGAAGAGCCGACCTTTCCGATGTAGTCTTTAAAAAAGAGCTTGGTAAGTGGCAAGCTGTTGCCGAAGACTGCGCTAATATGCACTCTTTAGGTCGTCCTGTTTTAGTCGGTACTACTAGCGTTGAAAAATCAGAAACAATTTCTCAATTGCTACAGCAAAAGGGTATTGAACATAATCTGCTCAATGCCAAACCTGAAAACGTCGAGAGAGAGTCAGAAATCGTGGCTCAAGCTGGTCGTAAAACTGCCGTAACTATCGCGACCAATATGGCTGGTAGAGGAACGGACATTATCTTAGGTGGTAACGCTGACTACATGGCAAGGCTTAAAGTTAGAGAATATTTAATGCCTAAAATAGTTGCCCCTGAAGATGATGATTTTATGGCATCAGTTCCAGGGATAAATATGAGCAAAAATGGTGCTAAGGGTTTTGGTGCTAACGCCAATGGCAAGAAAGCAAAAACCTGGAAAGCATCTCCCCAAATTTTTCCCACAGAACTATCAATAGAAGCGGAAAAGATGCTCAAGGAAACGGTTAAGTTTGCCGTGCAGCAATATGGCGAACAAAGTTTACCTGAGCTTGAAGTAGAAGAAAAAATTGCTGTAGCAGCAGAAAATGCTCCTGTAGATGACCCTGTACTGCAAAAACTGCGGTCAGCTTACCAAGTTATTCGTAAAGAGTACGATAAGTTTACCGATGCAGAGCATAAAGAGGTAATTGCTAACGGTGGGCTACACGTAGTTGGCACAGAACGCCATGATTCTCGTCGGGTAGATAATCAGTTGCGAGGCAGGGCAGGAAGACAGGGTGACCCTGGTTCAACCAGATTTTTCCTTAGTTTAGATGATAACCTGTTGCGGATCTTTGGTGGCGATCGCGTTGAAAAACTGATGAATATGATGCGCGTTGAAGACGATATGCCCATTGAGTCTAAAATGCTGACCAACTCTTTAGAAGGAGCGCAAAAGAAAGTGGAAACTTTCTATTATGATACCCGCAAGCAGGTCTTTGAATATGATGAGGTGATGAATAATCAGCGTCGTGCTATTTATGCCGAACGCCGCCGTGTATTAGAGGGTTTCGACCTCAAAGAACAAGTGATTCAGTATGCAGAGAAAACCATGGGGGAAATTGTCGATGCTTATGTTAACCCCGAATTACCTCCTGAAGAATGGAAACTAGATAAGATGGTGGATAAAGCCAAAGAGTTTATCTATCTGCTCGAAGATGTCGAACCTGCTCATATAGAAGACATGACCGTTAATGAAATGAAAAATTTCTTATGTGAAGAGGTTCGTAAAGCCTATGACATTAAAGAACATCAAATTGACAGTATGCAGCCAGGGTTAATGCGCCAAGCAGAAAGATTTTTTATTCTGCAACAGATTGATACTCTATGGCGGGAACACTTACAGGCGATGGACGCTCTGCGGGAATCTATCGGTTTACGAGGTTATGGACAAAAAGATCCTCTGATTGAATACAAACAAGAGGGCTACGAAATGTTCTTGGAAATGATGATTGATATTCGTCGTAATGTTGTTTATTCTCTCTTCCAATTCCAACCGCAAACTCAGCCTCCTCAGCAAGCAGAAGTACAAGCAGTTTAA
- a CDS encoding Rieske (2Fe-2S) protein, with protein MNYILPGTPWLIAHKSMLGMNRPNKITLNGRDYVLWQNSKGEVFALDNICPHMQAPLHEGWVCAERDTITCPFHALEFDGKGRYLDSNRSLSTLTHPLELTIIDDCVWTYGGCEAKLPIPDTIERRSQGFRFVGVTGHHSVRGDFLSNLLINYDYNHIKGTHRELFKIEANEITNYQTNDYQIKLDQKIIRARNSFKELLINPILGLLPQIYLNRFEYSFPSLNTLVGEFPVGKVLQVIAIYPETENQTKTFTLVYAQSNPVLLALSKPFLLRSAAEIVKQDIMAVESLYPRHPPKIKLPDEKIMFHAEKLYRNWGQ; from the coding sequence ATGAATTATATTTTACCTGGGACTCCTTGGTTAATTGCTCACAAGTCAATGTTGGGCATGAATCGACCCAACAAAATTACGCTGAATGGAAGAGACTATGTTTTATGGCAGAACTCAAAAGGAGAAGTTTTTGCTCTCGATAACATTTGTCCTCATATGCAAGCACCTCTTCATGAAGGTTGGGTGTGTGCGGAGCGAGATACGATTACTTGCCCCTTTCATGCACTAGAATTTGATGGTAAGGGAAGGTATCTAGATAGTAATCGGTCTCTATCAACCCTAACCCATCCTTTGGAACTTACCATAATAGACGATTGTGTTTGGACTTATGGCGGGTGCGAGGCTAAACTGCCCATTCCCGATACGATTGAGAGGAGATCTCAAGGATTTCGCTTTGTGGGAGTGACTGGACACCACAGCGTAAGGGGAGATTTTCTAAGTAATCTTTTAATTAATTACGACTACAACCATATTAAAGGAACTCATCGTGAGTTGTTTAAGATTGAAGCTAATGAGATTACTAATTATCAAACAAATGATTACCAAATCAAGCTTGACCAGAAAATTATTAGAGCCAGAAATTCGTTTAAAGAGCTATTAATAAATCCGATCCTGGGACTTTTACCTCAGATTTACCTAAATCGGTTTGAATACTCTTTTCCCTCGTTAAACACTTTGGTAGGGGAATTTCCCGTCGGTAAGGTTCTACAGGTTATTGCGATCTATCCAGAAACCGAAAATCAGACCAAAACTTTTACTTTAGTCTATGCCCAATCGAATCCCGTATTGCTTGCTTTGTCAAAGCCTTTTCTACTGCGTTCAGCAGCCGAAATAGTTAAGCAAGATATCATGGCTGTGGAGAGTCTATATCCAAGGCACCCCCCAAAAATTAAACTGCCTGATGAAAAAATAATGTTTCATGCAGAAAAGCTTTACCGAAACTGGGGGCAATAG
- a CDS encoding aromatic ring-hydroxylating dioxygenase subunit alpha, producing MTVETNLQDNLDNQTAPFLQEAESTFQWTKQWYPVAVAEFLDSSRPHAIQLLGKDLVLWQDNSGQWHCFEDFCPHRLAPLSEGRIESDGTLLCAYHAWRFDRLGNCVNIPQSKDKETEARNCANQKSRAVVYPTQKLQDLIWVWAESGTEAEVESQLRQPRTVSELDDPSSRIVKPFWNIRDLPYGWDFFMENVADPAHVPVSHHGIMGSRYEDTKYYDMPRLREMSTQEGFAFEVTPTASNIKQTIHDFQPPCHMRIVTSFEDGGQLILVLYAIPTRPGWCRHIGRQILIKSDAGKTPPGLGFFALPMPKWLNHILASLFLHQDLIFLHYQEKIIAKRGKNKWLGEVYTPNPQDKAVIAFRQWLAKRAGGGVPWDAGCNLQLLNKETDSEKLFDVWTTHTKDCQVCQDALKNINRLTVLSYAGAIACLFLALFLDGRYVAMQALTEPASISMWNTLPPLGFGVAIAGAIILAITGYLLKKLSQLFYVYKFSHADNN from the coding sequence ATGACTGTTGAAACCAATCTTCAAGACAACCTAGATAATCAAACCGCGCCATTTTTACAGGAAGCGGAATCAACTTTTCAATGGACGAAGCAATGGTATCCAGTAGCCGTAGCTGAATTTCTCGATTCATCACGTCCCCATGCCATACAGTTATTAGGCAAAGATTTAGTGTTATGGCAAGACAATTCTGGTCAATGGCATTGTTTTGAAGATTTTTGTCCTCATAGATTAGCTCCCCTCTCAGAAGGGCGTATAGAATCAGATGGGACGCTATTATGTGCCTATCATGCTTGGCGTTTTGATCGCCTGGGCAACTGCGTTAATATTCCTCAATCTAAAGACAAAGAAACTGAGGCGAGAAACTGCGCTAACCAAAAATCTCGTGCTGTTGTTTATCCCACCCAAAAACTGCAAGATTTAATTTGGGTATGGGCGGAATCTGGTACCGAAGCAGAAGTTGAAAGTCAATTGAGACAACCACGCACTGTTTCAGAACTGGACGATCCTTCAAGTCGAATTGTAAAACCATTTTGGAATATCAGAGATTTACCCTATGGTTGGGATTTCTTTATGGAAAATGTTGCCGATCCTGCCCATGTGCCAGTTTCCCATCATGGAATTATGGGAAGTCGTTATGAAGATACAAAATATTACGATATGCCTCGTCTAAGAGAAATGTCTACTCAAGAAGGCTTTGCGTTTGAAGTTACACCCACTGCGTCTAATATCAAACAAACAATTCATGATTTTCAACCACCCTGTCACATGAGAATTGTTACCAGCTTTGAAGATGGAGGTCAATTAATCTTGGTTTTATATGCTATTCCAACTCGCCCTGGTTGGTGTCGTCATATTGGTAGACAGATTTTAATTAAAAGTGATGCTGGTAAAACACCTCCAGGTTTAGGTTTTTTTGCCCTACCGATGCCGAAATGGTTAAATCATATCTTGGCTTCTTTATTTTTGCACCAAGATTTAATCTTTCTGCACTATCAAGAAAAGATCATAGCTAAACGAGGTAAAAACAAATGGTTGGGTGAAGTTTATACCCCTAATCCTCAAGATAAAGCGGTCATTGCTTTTCGTCAGTGGTTGGCAAAGAGAGCGGGAGGTGGTGTACCTTGGGATGCAGGCTGTAATCTTCAGCTTCTTAATAAGGAAACAGATTCAGAAAAACTATTTGATGTTTGGACAACTCACACTAAAGATTGTCAGGTTTGCCAAGATGCTTTAAAAAATATAAATCGTCTTACAGTATTGAGTTATGCAGGAGCGATCGCCTGTCTATTCTTAGCTTTATTTCTAGATGGACGTTATGTTGCTATGCAAGCCCTCACCGAACCAGCAAGTATATCAATGTGGAATACTTTGCCTCCCTTAGGATTTGGAGTTGCGATCGCAGGTGCTATTATTTTGGCAATAACAGGTTATTTATTGAAAAAACTGAGTCAGCTATTCTATGTTTACAAGTTTAGTCATGCTGATAATAACTAA
- a CDS encoding DUF3155 domain-containing protein, whose product MARKRKRKSRRRQEGRKILELVSQYHIESGEEKPVTAARNHIANMGIQPPAVLVVKRNEHTTDRYFWAEKGLFGAQYVEENHFLFPSLQSIELQEWDNSKAAATTATR is encoded by the coding sequence TTGGCAAGGAAACGCAAACGTAAAAGCCGTCGTCGTCAAGAAGGTCGCAAAATATTAGAATTGGTCTCACAGTATCATATTGAAAGTGGCGAAGAAAAACCAGTAACCGCAGCCCGCAATCATATAGCAAACATGGGTATTCAACCTCCAGCAGTCTTGGTGGTCAAGAGAAACGAACACACCACAGATAGATATTTCTGGGCTGAAAAAGGATTGTTTGGAGCGCAATATGTAGAAGAAAATCATTTCCTCTTTCCTAGCTTGCAATCTATTGAACTTCAGGAATGGGATAATAGCAAAGCTGCTGCAACGACAGCAACTCGTTAA